The DNA region ACGAGTGATTGTTTTATAGAATAGGATTCGTTATAATAACCTTTGCTAACACCTTAGATTCGAACAATGGAGGTTTCGAGATATAGTATGCAACTTAAAATCCGTATCAATCTTGACAAAGTACTTAGAGAAAAGAAAATGAAACAAAAAGAACTGAATGATCTAATTGAACAAAAATTTGGAGAAGAAAAACGTCTTCGTCCTGCTACAATAAGTGAAATTTGTAATAACCAACGTAGTACGATCAATAAAGAACACATTGAACTCATTGCAAGTGCTCTTGAACTTGATAATGTAAACAAATTAATCTCTTTTGAAGAACAATTTAATTAAATGAAAGGCGTAATAGCATTGAACACCTATTACGCCTTTTCCTTATCTTATAAAATCCAAAAATACAAAAGAGCGATTAACTCTAAGTTAATCGCTCTTTTCATTAGTTTAATACCGGTGGTCGGGGTCGAACCGACACTCCCGAAGGAACACGATTTTGAGTCGTGCGCGT from Bacillus solimangrovi includes:
- a CDS encoding helix-turn-helix domain-containing protein codes for the protein MQLKIRINLDKVLREKKMKQKELNDLIEQKFGEEKRLRPATISEICNNQRSTINKEHIELIASALELDNVNKLISFEEQFN